Proteins encoded together in one Lathyrus oleraceus cultivar Zhongwan6 chromosome 5, CAAS_Psat_ZW6_1.0, whole genome shotgun sequence window:
- the LOC127083047 gene encoding probable LRR receptor-like serine/threonine-protein kinase At1g67720 isoform X2 has protein sequence MSLFSLFLFTLLLSISYTTSQLQEFISIDCGGTRTNYTDTTTGITWISDSEIMKNGETVKVRNPNGNKVQYEKRRDFPTDSRKYCYTLETEERRRYLVRASFQYGSLENGDTYPQFQLYLDATKWATVSIYDDSRVYVKEMIFRAPLNSVDVCVCCATTGSPFISTLELRPLNLSMYATDFEDDFFLKVAARINFGAPTEDAVRYPEDPYDRIWESDLVKRQNYLVGVATGTERISTTRNIGIETREYPPVKVMQTAVVGTKGLLSYRLNLEDFPANARAYAYLAEIEDLGQNETRKFKLEQPYIPDYSNAVVNIAENANGSYTLYEPSYMNVSLEFVLSFSFKRTRDSTRGPLLNAMEISKYQEIASKTFKQDSNSVNAFASLSDEIIPKNEGDPCVPTPWEWVNCSTATPPRITKINLSRRNVTGEIPQELNNMDTLEELWLDGNSLTGKLPDLSNLINLKIVHLENNKLNGPLPPYLGSLPSLQALYIQNNSFIGEIPAGLLSSKITFIYDDNPELHRKSKKHFQLIIGVSIGVLVILLVLFIGSLLLLHYLRRKASQKKSDEKGIPGRSSTKHLTGYSFGRDGNLMDEGTAYYINLSDLREATNNFSKKIGKGSFGSVYYGKMKDGKEIAVKTMTDPSSHGNHQFVTEVALLSRIHHRNLVPLIGYCEEEYQHILVYEYMHNGTLRDHIHECSSQKQLDWLIRLRIAEDSAKGLEYLHTGCNPSIIHRDVKTSNILLDINMRAKVSDFGLSRLAEEDLTHISSVARGTVGYLDPEYYANQQLTEKSDVYSFGVVLLELISGKKPVSPEDYGPEMNIVHWARSLIRKGDIISIMDPLLIGNVKTESIWRVAEIAMQCVEPHGASRPRMQEVILAIQDASKIEKGTESQMKLSSSGDSKPQSSRKTLLTSFLEIESPDLSNGCLPSAR, from the exons ATGTCTTtattttctctctttctcttcaCACTTCTTTTGTCAATATCATACACAACTTCACAACTTCAAG AGTTTATAAGCATTGATTGTGGAGGAACAAGAACTAACTACACAGACACAACCACAGGGATTACATGGATTTCAGATTCTGAGATAATGAAAAATGGTGAGACAGTGAAAGTGAGAAACCCTAATGGGAACAAAGTTCAGTATGAGAAACGCAGAGATTTCCCAACTGATAGTAGAAAATACTGTTATACACTTGAGACTGAGGAGAGAAGAAGGTACTTGGTAAGAGCAAGTTTTCAGTATGGGAGTTTGGAAAATGGAGATACATACCCTCAGTTTCAGCTTTATTTGGATGCAACTAAATGGGCTACTGTGTCAATTTATGATGATTCAAGAGTTTATGTTAAGGAAATGATTTTTAGGGCTCCTTTGAATTCTGTTGATGTTTGTGTGTGTTGTGCTACTACTGGTTCTCCTTTTATATCTACTCTTGAGCTTAGGCCGTTGAATCTTTCTATGTATGCTACTGATTTTGAGGATGATTTTTTCTTGAAAGTGGCTGCAAGAATTAATTTTGGTGCTCCAACTGAGGATGCTGTTAG GTATCCAGAGGATCCATATGATAGAATATGGGAGTCCGATCTTGTAAAAAGACAAAATTATCTAGTTGGAGTAGCAACAGGCACAGAAAGAATTAGCACAACAAGGAACATAGGAATAGAGACAAGAGAATACCCCCCGGTTAAGGTGATGCAAACTGCAGTGGTTGGTACAAAAGGATTACTTAGTTACAGACTCAACTTAGAAGACTTTCCCGCCAATGCTAGAGCTTATGCTTACTTAGCAGAAATTGAAGATTTGGGTCAGAATGAGACTAGGAAATTCAAATTGGAGCAACCTTATATACCTGACTATAGCAATGCAGTGGTGAACATAGCGGAGAATGCTAATGGTAGTTACACCCTTTACGAACCAAGTTACATGAATGTGAGTCTGGAGTTTGTTCTTTCCTTCTCGTTTAAGAGGACGCGCGATTCTACTAGAGGGCCTCTACTAAATGCTATGGAAATAAGCAAATATCAAGAAATTGCTTCAAAGACCTTCAAGCAAGATT CAAATTCTGTAAATGCATTTGCTTCCTTGTCTGATGAAATTATCCCAAAGAACGAAGGCGATCCTTGTGTTCCAACCCCATGGGAGTGGGTGAACTGTAGCACCGCCACACCTCCAAGAATTACAAAGAT AAACTTGTCAAGAAGGAACGTGACCGGTGAAATTCCACAAGAGCTCAACAACATGGACACCTTGGAAGAATT GTGGTTAGACGGAAACTCGCTTACAGGAAAATTACCTGACCTGAGCAATCTTATCAATCTAAAGATTGT ACATCTAGAGAACAATAAGTTGAACGGTCCACTACCGCCTTACCTCGGTAGCTTGCCAAGTTTACAAGCATT GTACATACAGAATAACTCATTTATCGGGGAAATACCAGCAGGATTATTGTCTTCAAAAATCACTTTCAT CTATGATGATAATCCTGAACTACATAGAAAGAGCAAAAAGCATTTTCAGTTGATAATAGGAGTTTCGATCGGAGTACTAGTGATTCTACTAGTCTTGTTCATAGGGAGTTTGTTGTTATTACATTACCTAAGGAGAAAGGCTTCTCAAAAGAAAAGTGATGAAAAAG GTATTCCGGGACGCAGTAGTACTAAACATTTAACTGGATACTCTTTCGGCCGAGATGGGAATTTAATGGATGAAGGCACTGCATACTATATTAATCTCTCAGATTTGAGAGAAGCTACAAACAATTTTTCAAAGAAAATTGGAAAAGGAAGCTTTGGATCTGTCTATTATGGAAAAATGAAAGACGGAAAAGAGATCGCAGTTAAGACTATGACTGATCCATCAAGCCATGGGAACCATCAATTTGTAACCGAG GTAGCCCTCCTATCAAGAATTCATCACAGAAACTTGGTTCCTCTGATTGGATATTGCGAAGAAGAATATCAGCATATTCTTGTTTATGAGTATATGCACAATGGCACTCTAAGAGATCACATTCATG AATGTTCGAGTCAGAAGCAATTAGACTGGTTAATTCGGCTTCGAATTGCAGAAGATTCTGCCAAAG GTCTTGAATACTTACACACAGGATGCAATCCTAGTATTATTCATCGAGACGTAAAGACGAGCAACATTCTCCTAGACATCAATATGAGAGCAAAAGTGTCGGATTTTGGACTCTCAAGACTTGCCGAAGAAGATTTAACTCATATATCAAGTGTTGCAAGAGGAACTGTGGGATACCTGGATCCTGA GTACTATGCAAATCAACAACTGACCGAAAAGAGTGATGTATACAGTTTCGGAGTTGTTCTACTGGAACTGATATCTGGAAAGAAGCCGGTATCACCAGAAGATTATGGTCCAGAAATGAATATAGTTCATTGG GCACGATCGTTAATTCGAAAAGGGGATATAATAAGCATTATGGATCCTTTGCTGATTGGAAATGTGAAAACTGAATCAATTTGGAGGGTTGCTGAAATAGCCATGCAATGTGTAGAACCACATGGTGCCTCTAGGCCAAGGATGCAAGAAGTGATTTTGGCAATACAAGATGCTTCTAAGATAGAGAAAGGAACAGAAAGTCAAATGAAATTATCATCCTCAGGTGACTCAAAACCACAATCTTCAAGGAAAACTTTGCTTACAAGTTTTCTTGAAATTGAGAGCCCTGATTTGTCAAATGGCTGTCTTCCATCAGCTAGATAA
- the LOC127083047 gene encoding probable LRR receptor-like serine/threonine-protein kinase At1g67720 isoform X1, translating to MSLFSLFLFTLLLSISYTTSQLQEFISIDCGGTRTNYTDTTTGITWISDSEIMKNGETVKVRNPNGNKVQYEKRRDFPTDSRKYCYTLETEERRRYLVRASFQYGSLENGDTYPQFQLYLDATKWATVSIYDDSRVYVKEMIFRAPLNSVDVCVCCATTGSPFISTLELRPLNLSMYATDFEDDFFLKVAARINFGAPTEDAVRYPEDPYDRIWESDLVKRQNYLVGVATGTERISTTRNIGIETREYPPVKVMQTAVVGTKGLLSYRLNLEDFPANARAYAYLAEIEDLGQNETRKFKLEQPYIPDYSNAVVNIAENANGSYTLYEPSYMNVSLEFVLSFSFKRTRDSTRGPLLNAMEISKYQEIASKTFKQDSNSVNAFASLSDEIIPKNEGDPCVPTPWEWVNCSTATPPRITKINLSRRNVTGEIPQELNNMDTLEELWLDGNSLTGKLPDLSNLINLKIVHLENNKLNGPLPPYLGSLPSLQALYIQNNSFIGEIPAGLLSSKITFIYDDNPELHRKSKKHFQLIIGVSIGVLVILLVLFIGSLLLLHYLRRKASQKKSDEKALLCSGIPGRSSTKHLTGYSFGRDGNLMDEGTAYYINLSDLREATNNFSKKIGKGSFGSVYYGKMKDGKEIAVKTMTDPSSHGNHQFVTEVALLSRIHHRNLVPLIGYCEEEYQHILVYEYMHNGTLRDHIHECSSQKQLDWLIRLRIAEDSAKGLEYLHTGCNPSIIHRDVKTSNILLDINMRAKVSDFGLSRLAEEDLTHISSVARGTVGYLDPEYYANQQLTEKSDVYSFGVVLLELISGKKPVSPEDYGPEMNIVHWARSLIRKGDIISIMDPLLIGNVKTESIWRVAEIAMQCVEPHGASRPRMQEVILAIQDASKIEKGTESQMKLSSSGDSKPQSSRKTLLTSFLEIESPDLSNGCLPSAR from the exons ATGTCTTtattttctctctttctcttcaCACTTCTTTTGTCAATATCATACACAACTTCACAACTTCAAG AGTTTATAAGCATTGATTGTGGAGGAACAAGAACTAACTACACAGACACAACCACAGGGATTACATGGATTTCAGATTCTGAGATAATGAAAAATGGTGAGACAGTGAAAGTGAGAAACCCTAATGGGAACAAAGTTCAGTATGAGAAACGCAGAGATTTCCCAACTGATAGTAGAAAATACTGTTATACACTTGAGACTGAGGAGAGAAGAAGGTACTTGGTAAGAGCAAGTTTTCAGTATGGGAGTTTGGAAAATGGAGATACATACCCTCAGTTTCAGCTTTATTTGGATGCAACTAAATGGGCTACTGTGTCAATTTATGATGATTCAAGAGTTTATGTTAAGGAAATGATTTTTAGGGCTCCTTTGAATTCTGTTGATGTTTGTGTGTGTTGTGCTACTACTGGTTCTCCTTTTATATCTACTCTTGAGCTTAGGCCGTTGAATCTTTCTATGTATGCTACTGATTTTGAGGATGATTTTTTCTTGAAAGTGGCTGCAAGAATTAATTTTGGTGCTCCAACTGAGGATGCTGTTAG GTATCCAGAGGATCCATATGATAGAATATGGGAGTCCGATCTTGTAAAAAGACAAAATTATCTAGTTGGAGTAGCAACAGGCACAGAAAGAATTAGCACAACAAGGAACATAGGAATAGAGACAAGAGAATACCCCCCGGTTAAGGTGATGCAAACTGCAGTGGTTGGTACAAAAGGATTACTTAGTTACAGACTCAACTTAGAAGACTTTCCCGCCAATGCTAGAGCTTATGCTTACTTAGCAGAAATTGAAGATTTGGGTCAGAATGAGACTAGGAAATTCAAATTGGAGCAACCTTATATACCTGACTATAGCAATGCAGTGGTGAACATAGCGGAGAATGCTAATGGTAGTTACACCCTTTACGAACCAAGTTACATGAATGTGAGTCTGGAGTTTGTTCTTTCCTTCTCGTTTAAGAGGACGCGCGATTCTACTAGAGGGCCTCTACTAAATGCTATGGAAATAAGCAAATATCAAGAAATTGCTTCAAAGACCTTCAAGCAAGATT CAAATTCTGTAAATGCATTTGCTTCCTTGTCTGATGAAATTATCCCAAAGAACGAAGGCGATCCTTGTGTTCCAACCCCATGGGAGTGGGTGAACTGTAGCACCGCCACACCTCCAAGAATTACAAAGAT AAACTTGTCAAGAAGGAACGTGACCGGTGAAATTCCACAAGAGCTCAACAACATGGACACCTTGGAAGAATT GTGGTTAGACGGAAACTCGCTTACAGGAAAATTACCTGACCTGAGCAATCTTATCAATCTAAAGATTGT ACATCTAGAGAACAATAAGTTGAACGGTCCACTACCGCCTTACCTCGGTAGCTTGCCAAGTTTACAAGCATT GTACATACAGAATAACTCATTTATCGGGGAAATACCAGCAGGATTATTGTCTTCAAAAATCACTTTCAT CTATGATGATAATCCTGAACTACATAGAAAGAGCAAAAAGCATTTTCAGTTGATAATAGGAGTTTCGATCGGAGTACTAGTGATTCTACTAGTCTTGTTCATAGGGAGTTTGTTGTTATTACATTACCTAAGGAGAAAGGCTTCTCAAAAGAAAAGTGATGAAAAAG CCTTATTGTGCTCAGGTATTCCGGGACGCAGTAGTACTAAACATTTAACTGGATACTCTTTCGGCCGAGATGGGAATTTAATGGATGAAGGCACTGCATACTATATTAATCTCTCAGATTTGAGAGAAGCTACAAACAATTTTTCAAAGAAAATTGGAAAAGGAAGCTTTGGATCTGTCTATTATGGAAAAATGAAAGACGGAAAAGAGATCGCAGTTAAGACTATGACTGATCCATCAAGCCATGGGAACCATCAATTTGTAACCGAG GTAGCCCTCCTATCAAGAATTCATCACAGAAACTTGGTTCCTCTGATTGGATATTGCGAAGAAGAATATCAGCATATTCTTGTTTATGAGTATATGCACAATGGCACTCTAAGAGATCACATTCATG AATGTTCGAGTCAGAAGCAATTAGACTGGTTAATTCGGCTTCGAATTGCAGAAGATTCTGCCAAAG GTCTTGAATACTTACACACAGGATGCAATCCTAGTATTATTCATCGAGACGTAAAGACGAGCAACATTCTCCTAGACATCAATATGAGAGCAAAAGTGTCGGATTTTGGACTCTCAAGACTTGCCGAAGAAGATTTAACTCATATATCAAGTGTTGCAAGAGGAACTGTGGGATACCTGGATCCTGA GTACTATGCAAATCAACAACTGACCGAAAAGAGTGATGTATACAGTTTCGGAGTTGTTCTACTGGAACTGATATCTGGAAAGAAGCCGGTATCACCAGAAGATTATGGTCCAGAAATGAATATAGTTCATTGG GCACGATCGTTAATTCGAAAAGGGGATATAATAAGCATTATGGATCCTTTGCTGATTGGAAATGTGAAAACTGAATCAATTTGGAGGGTTGCTGAAATAGCCATGCAATGTGTAGAACCACATGGTGCCTCTAGGCCAAGGATGCAAGAAGTGATTTTGGCAATACAAGATGCTTCTAAGATAGAGAAAGGAACAGAAAGTCAAATGAAATTATCATCCTCAGGTGACTCAAAACCACAATCTTCAAGGAAAACTTTGCTTACAAGTTTTCTTGAAATTGAGAGCCCTGATTTGTCAAATGGCTGTCTTCCATCAGCTAGATAA